In Rhizobium gallicum bv. gallicum R602sp, the following proteins share a genomic window:
- a CDS encoding GntR family transcriptional regulator yields MKQARPREVIRTGTTVEQMVRAISDMIVTGAILPGAKLDEVSLAVRFDVSRTPVREALRELGAMGLIVREPNRSAIVTNVTEAYLHSMFEAMAELEAICARLSADRMTVDERRALELMHRGSMRLVHTGAAEEYSAHNTEFHTRLYRGAHNDHVFEMVTQTRARLAPFRRAQFRLPGRLAKSYEEHGRIVTAIMRADAAAAGQAAYSHVEIVSDASAVFAAAGERRERDA; encoded by the coding sequence ATGAAGCAGGCCAGACCCAGAGAAGTCATCCGCACCGGAACCACCGTCGAACAGATGGTGCGAGCGATTTCCGACATGATCGTCACAGGCGCAATCCTTCCGGGCGCGAAGTTGGACGAGGTCTCGCTCGCAGTTCGTTTCGACGTTTCGCGCACGCCGGTCCGAGAGGCTTTGCGTGAGCTGGGTGCCATGGGATTGATCGTGCGCGAGCCAAATCGCAGTGCCATCGTTACCAATGTCACCGAGGCTTATCTACATTCGATGTTCGAGGCGATGGCGGAACTCGAAGCGATCTGCGCCAGGCTTTCGGCCGACCGTATGACGGTCGATGAGCGGCGCGCGCTTGAGTTGATGCATCGAGGATCGATGAGGCTGGTGCATACCGGCGCGGCAGAGGAATATTCGGCTCACAACACCGAATTCCACACCCGGCTTTATCGCGGCGCGCATAACGATCATGTCTTCGAGATGGTGACCCAGACGCGAGCGCGGCTCGCGCCCTTTCGGCGGGCGCAGTTCCGTCTGCCCGGGCGTCTGGCTAAATCCTATGAGGAGCACGGGCGGATTGTAACGGCGATCATGCGAGCGGATGCCGCGGCCGCGGGGCAGGCGGCGTATTCCCATGTGGAAATTGTTAGCGATGCCAGCGCGGTATTTGCAGCAGCCGGGGAGCGGAGAGAGCGCGACGCGTAA